A region of the Melospiza melodia melodia isolate bMelMel2 chromosome 14, bMelMel2.pri, whole genome shotgun sequence genome:
CCAAGAACTGCGACATTGGGGCAGCACTAGATGCCATCCagtattctaagcagccacctcACTTGTAGTAGTAACAAAAAGCACTTTTCTAGCTGAAAGCAGATAAGGCAGCACAAGCTATTTTGGTTCATCATTCTTCCTACTCTGGGTTTCTGTCTCATGTTCTTAAGTGCTTGTAGAATGGAGGAAAAATAAATACTACTGCATGTCATGTGTCTGGAACATTTCAGTATCACAGCTAAATTATTTATGGATGGGGCTGAAAAGAAAGTATTTTCATGagagcactggcattgtgccagtgtcaaaccatggaGCAGCCCAGGACTGCTTTCTGCACATCTTTGGTGTACACTGAGGGCTGCACTTAGGAAGAGAAATCCAGTGCTTTGCTGGCTCTGGAGCTTGCTTACAGCTCTGGAGGAAAGGGTTGCTATGGGAGATGTCAACAGAGCTGTAGTTCAGGGAAAAAGAGCTGTAGTTTGTAAGGAGGAGTTAATCCCAGAATTTAATTGTACAGGCCAAGAATCCTTAAAGCCTGGGAGCCTTCTCTCCCCAAGCTGACCTAATTCCATTCCTATTTCTAGCTGCTGAGGTTGCTAGACAACCCTGTAACCTGAGAGCAACAGtctcttctccttccttcccttcccccccAAACAACCATCAAGCAAGTAAACAACTTTAATAGTGCAGTTCTCTATGGCTTTGAGTGAAACCACCTTTACTTCAAAACTGTCTCAGTAAATAACACCTCAAATACATTAGAACCAAGAAAGACATGCCAAAGAGGCCTGAACTTCAGAGATCATCATCAAACTCCTCACCTGTACAGAAGAGTTGCTCACAAGAAATGCTGCTCAGCTTTGGTCCAGGGTTAGATTTCACAAGGGTGTTTGGCCTCCCTGTGGCAGCCAAGCAGCACCTTCCTGCAGTGTTCTCTGCAGCAGATCCCACCCTTAACATCTGGTTGTGAGACTCTCTGAGCACATCCTCAACTGAGCACCTGCTGCTGGGCAGTGTTGAGGCCAGATCCTCAGTGCTAGAAACAGACCTTTTGAATTTAAAACCTGTACCCTGAGGCAGAGTTCTTCCAGCCTGTCCCGAGCACCTCCAGGCCCCaccagcagctgtgctgtccaGCTGCACACCTCCACTGCCTTCCTGCAGTGCCATGGTCACTGCAGCAGCATTTTCACTAGAGTTGTCAGATGATGAGAGGTATTTTCCCCACTTGGATGGTTTGGTACAAGCAGTTGGGGGCTGTGTATTTTCCTCAGGCACTACAGTCTCACAGACAGCAGGAACCACAGAAGCAGCATCTCCATCAGGCACTGCTACAGAGTATTTCTTGCACTGTAAGAAAGGAGAGAACATTAGCTTTGCCT
Encoded here:
- the MRNIP gene encoding MRN complex-interacting protein; the encoded protein is MAPRFWVLRCCCCRRFQGQQAKRSGRWSCSVCGQRQAVQKVYGQGSGLECRRHVQKLNLLQGEAEEALGWTPWCVEDSVNDSKNRAAQHEDSSVQQEGRTEGSRWSKYLDQESEDQEDEEEAALERQQFCSQRKNTVGEQRRHPKRFLSSNVPEHAEESGVSQLIYQAKKVKTTECKKYSVAVPDGDAASVVPAVCETVVPEENTQPPTACTKPSKWGKYLSSSDNSSENAAAVTMALQEGSGGVQLDSTAAGGAWRCSGQAGRTLPQGTGFKFKRSVSSTEDLASTLPSSRCSVEDVLRESHNQMLRVGSAAENTAGRCCLAATGRPNTLVKSNPGPKLSSISCEQLFCTGEEFDDDL